The sequence CGATGCGAGCCTGCACTTCGTCGCAAAGCTCAGGAATGCTCTGGTCCGGAGCCACCGTCAGCGCAAGCTGCACGTTGACATCGCCCGTGCTCGAAGGCTGGATCTGGACCTCCACCTCCCGGATGCCCTGCACCTGTGCCGCGGCCCTGCGCGCCAGGGTCTGAATGGCACGCAGTGAGATGTGAACCTCCCCGAGTCCCGTGGCGCGTACGATGCTGCGCTCCGAACTGACAGGGCTCAGCGCCGGCCGCAGCGCCGCGGCGCCCAGCAGCGCCAGGACCGCGCCCGCCACCGTCTGCGCGACGCGCCCCTGCAGCGCGCGCTCCGAAACCCACGTCGAAAGCGCCAGCGCTCCGTCCCAGCCGAACAGGCCCATGGCCAGCGCGGTAAACCCGGCGGCCATCACCAGGAGGCCTGTCAACAGCACGAGCAGACGGTCGGCGATGGGAAGCCTGGCCTTGAGCTCGTCGACGCGGTGCGGTGCTGCGGTGGGCGAAAGCGGGTGCACCCCGTATCCCCTTCCTGGACGTCGCGCCTGAAGGCCTATCGAACCCGGCTCTCCTCGGTCCGCTCTGCCTGCGGCAGTTGGACGCCCTGGACGTGAACGTTGACCTCGCTGACCTCGAGGCCCGTCATGGTCTCGATCTGCCGCTTGACGTTCTCCTGCACCCGCCAGGCGACGTCGGGAATTCGGACCCCGTAGTTGACGATGATGTAAATGTCGAGAGCCGCCTGGTGCTGGCCGACCTCCACCTTGACCCCCCTGGAGAGATTGCGGCGCCCGAGCATCTCGGAGATACCCCCGGCGATGCCCCCGCTCATGCCAGCCACGCCCTCCACCTCAATGGCGGCGAGTCCCGCGATGGTGCTGACCACGTCGTTGGCGATGCGAACCTCGCCGAGTTCGCCCTCCTGGGACTCGATGAAGCTGTCGCCGCCGTCCGCCGCCACCACCTTTGGCTCGGTACCGGAAGCAGGCGGCACAGCGCCTCGCCGCTCACCCGGCCACTGATCGGAATTCACCGGAACCCCTCCTCGAGGCTCGCCCCAAAGCGCAAGCCCATTATAGCAGACTCAAACGGCCGCCCGGCGGGCCTCCTGCTGCAGGAAGCGCTGTACGAAGTCGGTGGAGATCTCGCCCCGCCTGAACTCGCCGCTGTCCACGATCCGGCGCAGGAAGCCCAGGTTGGTGCGGATCCCTTCGACCTGGAACTCCCGGAGCGCCGACGCCATGCGCGCAAGTGCCTCCTCGCGGTTCTGGCCCCACGCCATCAGCTTGGCCAAAAGCGAATCATAATAGGGCGGCACCACGTATCCCGGGAAGATGGCCGTGTCCACCCGGATTCCCGGGCCCCCGGGGAGGTGGACCGAGGTGATGGTGCCCGGAGAGGGCACGAAGCTCTCCGGGTCCTCCCCGTTGACGCGACATTCGACGGCATGCCCGTCCAGGCGAATGTCTTCCTGCGAAAGCGACAGTTCCTCGCCGGCCGCGATGCGGAGCTGGGCCTTGACCAGGTCCACCCCCGTCACCATCTCGGTGACCCCGTGCTCGACCTGGATGCGCGTGTTCATCTCCAAAAAGTAGAAGCGCCGATCGGAATCGAGCAGGAACTCCACGGTCCCGGCGTTGACGTACCCCACCGCCCGGGCCGCCCGGATGGCGGCCTCGCCCATCTGCCGGCGGAGCCCCTCGTCCACCACAGGCGAGGGCGCCTCCTCGATCACCTTCTGGTGGCGCCTTTGAATCGAGCACTCCCGTTCGCCCAGGTGAACCATGTGGCCGCTCTGGTCCGCGAGCACCTGAATCTCCACGTGGCGGGCGCCCTCCAGCAGGCGCTCCACGTAAACCGACCCGTCCCCGAACGATGCCTGCGCCTCAGCCCGGGCGGCCGAGAGCACGCGCCGCAGTTCTTCGGGGCTGCGCGCAACCCGCATACCGCGGCCGCCGCCGCCCGCGGCCGCCTTCACCATCACCGGGTAGCCGATGGATTCGGCCACCTCCAGGGCCTCATGATCGCCGACCGGCTCGGAGCTGCCCGGCAGCACGGGAACGCCGGCCTCCTGGACCCGGCGCCGCGCCTTGACCTTGTCCCCCATCAGCTCGATGGCCGCCGACGGAGGGCCGATGAAGACGAGGCCGTGGCTTTCGCAGATCTCCGCGAAGTCGGCGCGCTCAGACAGATACCCGTAGCCGGGATGAATGGCGTCGACCCCGGAAAGCAGGGCCGCGCTGATGATGTTGGGGATGTTCAGGTAGCTCTTGGCCGACGGAGCCGGGCCGATGCAGTAGGCCTCATCGGCCAGCCGTACCGGGAGGCTCTCCTTGTCCGCCTCGGAGTAAACGGCGACCGTCCGGATGCCCAGCTCCCGGCAGGCCCGGAGGACCCGCAGCGCGATCTCCCCGCGATTGGCGATCAGCACCTTCTCGAACACGGGCGATAGTGTCACCTCGACGACGGGGAATCAGGGGGCGTAGGGACTACGCACAGTGCACAGGCGGGATGCGACCGGGCTCACAGCCGCTCCAGACTCATCAGCGGCTGGCCGTATTCGACGGGCTGGCCGTTTTCGACCAGGATGGCGGCCACCCTCCCCCTGACCTCGGCCTCGATCTCGTTCATCAGCTTCATGGCTTCGATGATGCAGAGCGTCTGGCCCGGCTCCACCACCTGGCCGACCTCCACATACGGCGGCGCCTCGGGGGCCGGCGCGCGATAGAAGGTGCCCACCATGGGAGCCCGGATGGTCACCATCCGCTCGTCCTCTGCCGGTGCCGCCACCTTCGTCTCGAGAGCGGAAGCCGCACCCGCGTGCGCGCTGTCCGCCCCCTGGGCCTCGGGGGGCAGGGCGGCCGGCGACTGGGGCGCAACGGGAGCCGCGCCCGGCGTGCTGGCCGGCCCGAACGCCGCCGCCTTGCGGATGGAAATCTTGACCCCGTCGCTCTCGACGGTCAGCTCGGCAACGTCAGTCTCGTCCAGGACACGAATGAGTTCCTTTATCTCCTTGAGCGT comes from Bacillota bacterium and encodes:
- the amaP gene encoding alkaline shock response membrane anchor protein AmaP; amino-acid sequence: MHPLSPTAAPHRVDELKARLPIADRLLVLLTGLLVMAAGFTALAMGLFGWDGALALSTWVSERALQGRVAQTVAGAVLALLGAAALRPALSPVSSERSIVRATGLGEVHISLRAIQTLARRAAAQVQGIREVEVQIQPSSTGDVNVQLALTVAPDQSIPELCDEVQARIDQYLRQTAGVSCGQIKLMVRGISREAHRSRPD
- a CDS encoding Asp23/Gls24 family envelope stress response protein, with translation MAADGGDSFIESQEGELGEVRIANDVVSTIAGLAAIEVEGVAGMSGGIAGGISEMLGRRNLSRGVKVEVGQHQAALDIYIIVNYGVRIPDVAWRVQENVKRQIETMTGLEVSEVNVHVQGVQLPQAERTEESRVR
- the accC gene encoding acetyl-CoA carboxylase biotin carboxylase subunit; the protein is MFEKVLIANRGEIALRVLRACRELGIRTVAVYSEADKESLPVRLADEAYCIGPAPSAKSYLNIPNIISAALLSGVDAIHPGYGYLSERADFAEICESHGLVFIGPPSAAIELMGDKVKARRRVQEAGVPVLPGSSEPVGDHEALEVAESIGYPVMVKAAAGGGGRGMRVARSPEELRRVLSAARAEAQASFGDGSVYVERLLEGARHVEIQVLADQSGHMVHLGERECSIQRRHQKVIEEAPSPVVDEGLRRQMGEAAIRAARAVGYVNAGTVEFLLDSDRRFYFLEMNTRIQVEHGVTEMVTGVDLVKAQLRIAAGEELSLSQEDIRLDGHAVECRVNGEDPESFVPSPGTITSVHLPGGPGIRVDTAIFPGYVVPPYYDSLLAKLMAWGQNREEALARMASALREFQVEGIRTNLGFLRRIVDSGEFRRGEISTDFVQRFLQQEARRAAV
- the accB gene encoding acetyl-CoA carboxylase biotin carboxyl carrier protein, which translates into the protein MIDGAVRLTLKEIKELIRVLDETDVAELTVESDGVKISIRKAAAFGPASTPGAAPVAPQSPAALPPEAQGADSAHAGAASALETKVAAPAEDERMVTIRAPMVGTFYRAPAPEAPPYVEVGQVVEPGQTLCIIEAMKLMNEIEAEVRGRVAAILVENGQPVEYGQPLMSLERL